The genomic window GGTGGCCGACAGATCGCCGATAATACGCCGCAGCGGCGGCGGCAGGTGCTTGATGAGAGTAGGAGTGGCCAGTATTTTCTCATCTTCGGCCAGCTGGGGGTGCTCCAAAACGTCAATGACGTTGAGCTCGTACTCACCCTCAAACTCCTCATCACTGATACGGCGCAGGTTCGCAATCGCTTGTTCAGAAGCTC from Candidatus Neomarinimicrobiota bacterium includes these protein-coding regions:
- the kaiB gene encoding circadian clock protein KaiB; amino-acid sequence: MSKVLLKLYITGVTGASEQAIANLRRISDEEFEGEYELNVIDVLEHPQLAEDEKILATPTLIKHLPPPLRRIIGDLSATQKVLLGLDLQPKT